In one window of Desulforhabdus amnigena DNA:
- a CDS encoding peptidylprolyl isomerase: MLTTKRWCSILLIVLTLWAGAAWGETLDRIVAVVNGDVILYSELQEKVRQVEKISPESKPADATLQPQFERQVLNQIIQERLTEQEVRRMKIAVSDREVDAAVDSLKRENNFTDAQFEYVVQQGGQTIEQFRSGIKKELERSRLLERVLKSKTVITDEQVDAYLKNAKTDEGNTKERLRLSIIFLPTSEGAQGKDADDVEKLAREIHRRLKGGGDFAKLAKEYSKGPAPEEGGDIGYIAAEELAPDIASAVRGLNANDVSEVVKAPAGYYIVKVVDVQREKLDSGDSSARDKARRALFQREMSRKFEEWIKELEARSFIQVSL, from the coding sequence ATGTTGACCACAAAAAGATGGTGTTCCATTCTGCTGATTGTTTTGACGCTGTGGGCGGGAGCAGCGTGGGGAGAAACTTTGGACCGCATTGTGGCGGTTGTGAACGGTGACGTTATCTTGTATAGTGAGCTTCAGGAAAAAGTCCGTCAGGTGGAAAAAATTTCTCCTGAGTCGAAGCCGGCCGATGCGACTTTGCAACCTCAATTCGAACGTCAGGTCCTGAATCAGATCATCCAGGAACGGCTGACGGAACAAGAAGTACGCCGCATGAAGATCGCCGTGAGCGACCGTGAAGTGGATGCCGCCGTCGATTCGCTCAAAAGGGAGAATAATTTTACAGACGCTCAATTTGAATATGTTGTGCAACAGGGAGGGCAGACCATCGAGCAGTTCCGGAGTGGAATCAAGAAAGAGCTGGAACGTTCGCGACTTCTGGAACGTGTGCTCAAATCCAAGACGGTGATTACCGATGAACAGGTTGATGCCTACTTGAAGAATGCGAAAACGGACGAAGGGAATACGAAGGAGCGTCTTAGGCTTTCCATCATTTTTTTGCCGACTTCGGAGGGGGCTCAGGGCAAGGATGCGGATGATGTTGAGAAGCTGGCAAGAGAGATTCATCGGCGTTTGAAAGGCGGGGGAGATTTTGCCAAACTGGCAAAAGAGTATTCCAAGGGCCCTGCGCCGGAAGAGGGTGGTGATATTGGCTACATTGCGGCGGAGGAGCTTGCGCCGGATATCGCGTCGGCCGTAAGGGGGCTCAATGCAAATGACGTGAGCGAGGTGGTGAAAGCTCCGGCTGGTTATTACATTGTAAAAGTTGTGGACGTACAGAGAGAGAAGCTGGATTCCGGGGATTCCAGTGCTCGCGATAAAGCCCGCAGGGCTTTATTTCAAAGAGAAATGAGTCGCAAGTTCGAAGAGTGGATCAAAGAGCTGGAGGCTCGGTCCTTCATCCAAGTTTCCCTATAG
- a CDS encoding DUF4115 domain-containing protein, whose translation MLEKYSAEIQARNWQEEGIQRYGTLSKSFEKKKGTRIFAILILGMALVGALYGGVWISNRQDKLSVSQSINNDGYPQQELPSDLSERAVPPKIPETEERASVPSQPEYPLGVKKEEPKTQPPSVPPSPASSSKPEEVASAEFAAPKPSAADRPVVEGTAEEKPEMPPREVGQKHRLTFEANQETWVQVKADAGKPQSVLLKPGDTREWEASEKVSLVIGNAGGVQLKWDGKPVAIPGKSGSVVRFRLPDPRYLKE comes from the coding sequence TTGTTGGAGAAATATAGCGCCGAAATTCAAGCTCGCAACTGGCAGGAAGAGGGGATTCAGCGCTATGGAACTCTATCGAAATCCTTTGAGAAAAAAAAGGGAACGCGGATTTTTGCCATCTTGATTCTTGGCATGGCATTGGTGGGAGCTCTTTACGGCGGCGTCTGGATATCAAACCGTCAGGACAAATTGTCTGTGTCTCAGTCGATCAACAATGACGGCTATCCGCAACAGGAACTGCCTTCAGATCTATCGGAAAGAGCCGTTCCTCCGAAAATCCCGGAAACGGAGGAAAGAGCTTCCGTTCCATCCCAGCCGGAGTATCCCCTTGGCGTCAAGAAAGAGGAGCCGAAAACTCAACCCCCCTCTGTGCCGCCTTCTCCAGCCTCTTCTTCGAAACCCGAAGAAGTTGCATCCGCTGAATTTGCCGCTCCAAAGCCTTCTGCTGCTGACCGCCCTGTAGTGGAGGGGACAGCGGAAGAGAAACCCGAGATGCCGCCGAGAGAGGTAGGTCAGAAACATCGTCTTACATTCGAAGCGAACCAGGAAACATGGGTCCAGGTCAAAGCCGACGCAGGAAAGCCGCAGAGCGTACTCCTCAAGCCGGGTGACACGCGAGAATGGGAAGCATCGGAAAAAGTCAGCCTGGTGATCGGAAATGCAGGTGGAGTCCAGTTGAAATGGGATGGGAAACCAGTGGCCATTCCCGGAAAATCTGGAAGTGTGGTACGTTTTCGACTTCCCGATCCTCGATATCTTAAAGAATAA
- the recO gene encoding DNA repair protein RecO — MKICETEAIVLHTRDYGESDRLITFYSKAAGKLRGIAKGARRSRKRFVHAFEPCSLVLLTYRERKSLLWVEACKLLEPYLALTTEVERWGYAALVSEILLEMTPEGDEQEELFYLLTATLGQLTESRDPLNVMLLFLIRFMDMMGYLPELQSCSICRCPIRTSARWAWRLKQGTLACQKHRFLNDDHLLLDAGTLILIQQVRSLTVDKIWRLHFLQEKKAPLFYGLMDWIRDLIRKELKSLKLLEQVQSACGFKIERNQRWSG, encoded by the coding sequence ATGAAAATTTGCGAAACCGAGGCCATTGTTCTGCATACCAGGGACTACGGGGAATCTGACCGGCTGATCACTTTCTATTCCAAAGCGGCGGGAAAGCTCAGGGGAATTGCCAAAGGAGCGAGGCGGAGTCGAAAACGTTTTGTCCATGCATTTGAGCCATGCAGCCTGGTGCTCTTGACATATCGTGAACGAAAATCTCTCCTATGGGTTGAAGCTTGCAAATTATTGGAACCGTATTTAGCCTTAACGACTGAGGTCGAAAGGTGGGGATATGCAGCCCTGGTTTCTGAGATTTTGCTGGAGATGACCCCTGAAGGGGATGAGCAGGAAGAGCTCTTTTATCTTCTGACTGCCACCCTGGGCCAATTGACTGAGAGCAGAGATCCTCTGAACGTGATGCTGCTGTTTCTTATCCGGTTTATGGACATGATGGGCTACCTGCCCGAGCTCCAAAGCTGCAGCATATGTCGATGTCCTATTCGAACGTCCGCAAGGTGGGCCTGGCGTCTCAAACAGGGAACACTGGCTTGCCAGAAACACCGATTTTTGAATGATGATCACCTTTTGTTGGATGCGGGTACTTTGATTCTGATTCAACAGGTCAGGTCGTTGACCGTGGATAAGATTTGGCGATTACATTTTTTGCAGGAGAAAAAAGCTCCTCTTTTTTATGGTTTGATGGATTGGATTCGTGATCTTATCAGGAAAGAGCTGAAAAGTTTGAAGCTCTTGGAACAGGTTCAATCCGCATGCGGATTCAAAATTGAAAGGAATCAACGTTGGAGTGGATGA
- a CDS encoding cytochrome c biogenesis protein CcdA, with the protein MTQFEQIAGARPVFAIFLAFAGGLLASFTPCTYPMMPITVAYIGGRSHGSRWKGFILSVFYVFGLALVYSTLGAFAALTGQLFGALTTNRWTYFFVGNVCLIFGLAMLEVVPLSPPAFLNRVRVKEIGGHDILTSVLLGGASALVVSSCTTPILGVLLTIVAAKHDLAWGVGMLFAFAYGMGGLVILVGTFTGLLASFPRSGIWMRRVQRAFGLVMIIAAEYFFIKTGEFWL; encoded by the coding sequence ATGACTCAATTTGAGCAGATTGCAGGCGCGCGCCCCGTCTTTGCCATTTTCCTGGCTTTCGCGGGCGGGCTTCTGGCGAGCTTTACCCCATGTACCTATCCTATGATGCCCATTACCGTTGCCTACATAGGTGGCAGATCTCACGGCAGCCGATGGAAGGGATTCATTCTTTCCGTGTTTTATGTTTTTGGATTGGCTTTGGTTTATTCGACCCTTGGAGCTTTTGCGGCGTTGACGGGTCAACTTTTTGGAGCACTGACCACCAATCGGTGGACGTACTTTTTTGTGGGAAATGTATGCCTTATCTTTGGTCTCGCGATGTTGGAGGTAGTTCCCCTTTCTCCCCCGGCTTTTTTGAACCGTGTTAGAGTGAAAGAAATTGGCGGGCATGATATTCTCACCAGTGTTTTATTGGGAGGAGCCTCTGCTTTGGTTGTGAGCAGTTGTACGACTCCCATTCTGGGTGTGCTTTTGACCATCGTAGCTGCCAAACATGATCTTGCATGGGGAGTGGGAATGCTTTTTGCCTTCGCCTATGGTATGGGAGGGTTGGTGATTCTGGTGGGAACTTTCACCGGTCTTCTTGCATCTTTTCCCCGCTCGGGAATTTGGATGCGACGAGTCCAGAGGGCTTTTGGCCTGGTCATGATTATCGCAGCCGAGTATTTTTTTATCAAAACAGGAGAATTCTGGTTATGA
- a CDS encoding peroxiredoxin family protein, giving the protein MNLKKNLFFLKLAFIFFLGVSFVTSSFTGKVFAEEGKQILASLLGTDSKTKAPDFELKDLNGTSVKLSDYKGQRPVLLYFWATWCPYCIEAKPKLAKLRQEIDPKEMEILGVNVGGGDSLERVKRYQEGHPAPYPILFDAQGKVSRSYGVQGIPLFIIVDKEGSEVYRGNNFPENPMKYLK; this is encoded by the coding sequence ATGAACCTAAAAAAGAATTTGTTTTTTTTGAAGTTGGCATTCATTTTTTTTCTGGGTGTCTCGTTTGTCACATCGAGTTTTACAGGGAAGGTCTTTGCGGAAGAGGGAAAGCAGATTCTGGCTTCTTTACTGGGTACTGATTCCAAAACAAAAGCCCCGGATTTTGAATTGAAAGATCTAAACGGAACCTCTGTCAAACTCAGCGATTACAAGGGGCAACGGCCTGTTCTGCTTTATTTCTGGGCGACGTGGTGTCCTTACTGTATAGAAGCCAAGCCAAAACTCGCTAAGTTGCGTCAGGAAATTGATCCAAAAGAGATGGAAATCCTGGGTGTCAACGTGGGAGGCGGCGACTCCTTGGAGCGGGTCAAGCGTTATCAAGAAGGCCATCCGGCTCCCTATCCCATTCTTTTCGATGCCCAGGGGAAGGTTTCCCGAAGCTATGGGGTTCAGGGAATCCCGCTTTTTATTATTGTGGACAAGGAAGGAAGCGAGGTTTACCGTGGGAACAATTTCCCGGAAAATCCTATGAAATACTTGAAATAG
- the glgC gene encoding glucose-1-phosphate adenylyltransferase translates to MKWLQRGIMKDVLTIIMAGGKGQRLMPLTQDRSKPAVPFGGIYRLIDIPLSNCINSQLYKILIFPQYKSQSMVDHLEEGWNIFSGDLGHYLRIAAPQQRFGEQWYRGTADCVRQNLYLVEREQPKFVLILSGDHVYKMDYVAFREYHEKNDADVTVGLLEVDRSHASEFGIAEVDNDFRIRAWEEKPKDPKPIPDDPDRSLASMGIYLFRTDLLLDLLTKSEDDDFGRDIIPKLIESHKVLAYPYRRMNKIKDYIHVVDSEGGRRLCLVDGTRDSQYWRDVGTLDAYWNANMDLTGIDPFFNLYGSLWPIRTFQRQYPPAKFVFNQPDGKPPRVGTAVDSLVSPGCIISGGIVRSSVLSYKVMVRSWAEVDESVIMDNVEVGRYCKIKKAIIDKHNVIPPNTKIGIDPQEDRKKFHVTPRGIVVVPKRYFSQEG, encoded by the coding sequence GTGAAGTGGCTTCAAAGGGGAATTATGAAAGATGTGCTCACCATCATCATGGCCGGAGGAAAGGGGCAGCGCCTCATGCCGCTTACCCAGGATCGTTCCAAACCTGCGGTGCCTTTTGGAGGCATATACCGCCTCATCGATATTCCCTTGAGCAACTGCATCAATTCGCAGCTCTATAAGATCCTGATTTTTCCGCAATACAAGTCCCAGTCCATGGTAGATCACCTGGAGGAGGGATGGAATATCTTTTCGGGAGATTTGGGCCATTATCTGCGGATTGCAGCTCCTCAGCAAAGATTCGGAGAACAGTGGTACAGGGGAACCGCGGATTGCGTGCGCCAGAACCTCTACCTCGTGGAAAGAGAGCAGCCAAAATTCGTGCTTATACTTTCGGGCGATCATGTCTATAAAATGGATTATGTGGCATTTCGCGAGTATCACGAAAAAAACGATGCGGATGTTACTGTGGGGCTGCTGGAAGTGGACCGTAGCCACGCTTCGGAATTCGGAATTGCCGAGGTCGACAATGATTTCAGGATTCGGGCATGGGAGGAAAAACCGAAAGACCCAAAACCCATTCCTGATGATCCCGATCGATCTCTCGCATCCATGGGGATTTATCTTTTTCGGACAGATCTGCTATTGGACCTTCTCACCAAATCCGAGGATGACGATTTCGGGCGTGATATCATTCCCAAGCTTATAGAAAGTCACAAGGTTTTGGCCTATCCCTACCGTCGTATGAACAAGATAAAAGATTATATTCATGTAGTGGATTCGGAAGGGGGGCGGCGGTTGTGCCTGGTGGATGGGACTCGCGATTCTCAGTACTGGCGGGATGTCGGGACTCTGGATGCCTACTGGAATGCCAATATGGATCTCACGGGTATCGATCCTTTTTTCAATCTTTACGGATCCCTCTGGCCCATTCGGACCTTCCAGCGGCAGTATCCCCCCGCAAAATTCGTCTTCAATCAACCGGATGGTAAACCGCCCCGCGTGGGAACCGCGGTGGATTCCCTTGTTTCCCCAGGCTGCATCATCAGCGGGGGAATCGTGAGAAGCTCTGTTCTATCCTATAAAGTTATGGTACGGAGTTGGGCGGAAGTGGATGAATCCGTCATCATGGATAATGTGGAGGTAGGGCGCTATTGCAAGATCAAGAAAGCCATTATCGATAAACACAATGTCATTCCACCGAATACGAAAATCGGTATTGATCCCCAGGAAGACCGTAAAAAGTTTCATGTGACTCCACGAGGAATTGTGGTGGTGCCCAAAAGATATTTTAGTCAGGAAGGCTGA